Proteins from a genomic interval of Denticeps clupeoides chromosome 20, fDenClu1.1, whole genome shotgun sequence:
- the LOC114770512 gene encoding uncharacterized protein LOC114770512 isoform X1: MRVWTHVRRFAKVDAESVNMIKLATGSGCLEVSVNTGKRSKNNPDKDPPHSNIKRARRAEVNFLPNFPKGQNQASLEEMRLDILHEVEKSEKNLLLIDNLMQMTFSLRRQEIVQENPSLKDFLVKWPALQIESQVCAEFHRITNTNLRNQFYAELDRHTPQLFALYRQKASHTGKVSEVLRDILRIYDREDMHDINIKRTVVLRALAVYLREDDPQFFKTWNVKYSVCSPNRISFCAYQGFFYLSFINKLP; the protein is encoded by the exons ATGCGAGTCTGGACGCATGTGAGGAGATTT GCTAAAGTGGATGCAGAGTCTGTGAATATG ATCAAGTTAGCAACTGGATCTGGATGCCTGGAGGTGTCGGTCAACACAGGCAAAAGAAGTAAGAACAATCCTGACAAAGACCCTCCCCACTCCAACATAAAACGAGCAAGACGAGCAGAAGTGAACTTCCTTCCAAACTTTCCAAAGGGACAAAACCAGGCCAGTTTGGAAGAAATGAGATTAGACATTCTACACGAAGTTGAGAAGAGTGAGAAAAACCTGTTGTTGATAGATAATCTAATGCAGATGACATTTTCCCTTCGTCGCCAAGAGATCGTACAAGAAAACCCATCGTTGAAAGACTTCCTGGTGAAATGGCCAGCACTTCAGATTGAGTCGCAG GTTTGTGCAGAGTTTCATCGCATCACAAACACCAATCTTCGAAACCAGTTCTATGCCGAATTGGACAGGCATACACCACAACTATTTGCCTTGTACAGGCAAAAAGCGTCACATACTGGCAAGGTCTCGGAGGTGCTGCGtgacatcctcaggatttatgaTCGTGAG GATATGCATGATATCAACATAAAGCGCACTGTGGTTCTTCGTGCCCTAGCAGTGTACTTACGTGAAGATGACCCACAGTTTTTTAAGACATGGAATGTTAAGTACTCGGTGTGCTCACCAAacaggatcagtttttgtgcttatcagggttttttttatcttagcttcattaacaaattaccataa
- the LOC114770512 gene encoding uncharacterized protein LOC114770512 isoform X2 has translation MRVWTHVRRFAKVDAESVNMIKLATGSGCLEVSVNTGKRKIVQENPSLKDFLVKWPALQIESQVCAEFHRITNTNLRNQFYAELDRHTPQLFALYRQKASHTGKVSEVLRDILRIYDREDMHDINIKRTVVLRALAVYLREDDPQFFKTWNVKYSVCSPNRISFCAYQGFFYLSFINKLP, from the exons ATGCGAGTCTGGACGCATGTGAGGAGATTT GCTAAAGTGGATGCAGAGTCTGTGAATATG ATCAAGTTAGCAACTGGATCTGGATGCCTGGAGGTGTCGGTCAACACAGGCAAAAGAA AGATCGTACAAGAAAACCCATCGTTGAAAGACTTCCTGGTGAAATGGCCAGCACTTCAGATTGAGTCGCAG GTTTGTGCAGAGTTTCATCGCATCACAAACACCAATCTTCGAAACCAGTTCTATGCCGAATTGGACAGGCATACACCACAACTATTTGCCTTGTACAGGCAAAAAGCGTCACATACTGGCAAGGTCTCGGAGGTGCTGCGtgacatcctcaggatttatgaTCGTGAG GATATGCATGATATCAACATAAAGCGCACTGTGGTTCTTCGTGCCCTAGCAGTGTACTTACGTGAAGATGACCCACAGTTTTTTAAGACATGGAATGTTAAGTACTCGGTGTGCTCACCAAacaggatcagtttttgtgcttatcagggttttttttatcttagcttcattaacaaattaccataa
- the LOC114770197 gene encoding putative C-type lectin domain family 20 member A, which yields MIRFLLYLPVSLLSAHVPIILVNKTLNWSSAQDFCRQYYTDLAAIESLEADDVLGDLSNTSAWVGLYWDCAENWQWSDGQKINYTAWDEMVCCSLRLPTTAKCTDQRFNFCRDNNFNVSLPICLHTQFFCNNSICPTCLIDFMVEGIGSCGLDKIIGPICVSTSNNGWVESNCEKQLPFICRGHNFTLNNVLANWTEALKSCRAQGKDLATVKNQAEQEEIKGLMDRFHEQAAWIGLFHSPWRWSNNRSLNGKISFPNNVTKNKGSTKAMCAIILNRTTMETLRCEVSKPFYCYFESSQPMTPEKLNWEKAMNKCTLVYIDSDQDQMKTWSRARSGNSSTEWVWIGLRQSQLFGFWWWAGPYYHNELKLLVYKNWMDDIEPSLPRSYPCGALNKVTGKWKDMNCKTELSYLCSEK from the exons ATGATCCGTTTTCTGCTCTACCTGCCAG TGAGCTTGCTCTCAGCGCACGTGCCCATCATCCTGGTGAATAAAACACTGAATTGGAGTTCAGCACAGGACTTCTGTCGACAGTATTACACCGACCTGGCCGCGATCGAAAGCTTAGAAGCTGATGATGTTCTGGGGGACCTGTCTAACACGTCGGCCTGGGTGGGCCTTTACTGGGACTGTGCAGAGAACTGGCAGTGGTCAGATGGGCAGAAGATCAACTACACCGCATGGGATGAGATGGTCTGCTGCTCCCTGCGCCTCCCGACAACTGCCAAATGCACAGATCAGCGTTTCAATTTCTGTCGTG ACAACAACTTCAACGTTTCACTCCCAAtatgtttacacacacagttcttCTGCAACAACTCGATCTGTCCGACCTGCCTCATTGATTTCATG GTGGAGGGAATTGGAAGCTGCGGCTTGGACAAGATTATTGGGCCCATCTGTGTCAGCACCAGCAACAATGGATGGGTGGAAAGCAACTGTGAAAAACAGCTGCCGTTCATCTGCAGAG GGCACAATTTCACCCTCAACAACGTCTTGGCCAACTGGACAGAGGCTTTGAAATCCTGCCGTGCGCAAGGCAAAGACCTGGCCACTGTGAAGAACCAGGCGGAGCAGGAAGAGATAAAGGGACTCATGGATCGGTTTCATGAACAGGCAGCATGGATCGGCCTCTTTCACAGCCCGTGGAGGTGGTCGAACAACAGAAGTCTCAATGGAAAAATAAGTTTTCCAAATAATGTGACTAAAAACAAAGGTTCTACAA AAGCAATGTGTGCTATTATTCTAAATAGAACCACAATGGAAACACTGAGATGTGAAGTCTCAAAACCGTTCTATTGTTATTTTG AGAGCAGTCAGCCCATGACACCTGAGAAGCTGAACTGGGAGAAGGCCATGAATAAGTGCACCCTGGTCTACATCGACTCGGATCAGGATCAGATGAAGACCTGGAGCCGGGCCCGGAGCGGGAACTCCAGCACGGAGTGGGTGTGGATCGGACTCAGGCAGAGCCAGCTCTTCGGCTTCTGGTGGTGGGCTGGCCCCTACTACCACAATGAGCTGAAGCTTCTGGTTTACAAAAACTGGATGGACG ATATCGAGCCCAGCCTGCCGCGCTCCTACCCCTGCGGAGCCCTGAACAAGGTCACGGGGAAATGGAAGGACATGAACTGCAAAACGGAGCTCTCGTACCTCtgcagtgaaaaatga
- the LOC114770196 gene encoding tissue alpha-L-fucosidase-like, with the protein MPLLQPAPAFLCAAALLLSAAGAKYTPDWRSLDSRPLPRWYDEAKVGIFLHWGVFSVPAFGSEWFWWHWQGEKNPTYVSYMEKNFPPHFTYPDFAPQFHAQFFDPDEWAGLFAAAGAKYVVLTTKHHEGFTNWGSPNSWNWNSVDTGPHRDLVGDLGVAVRKRSIRYGVYNSLFEWFHPVYLSDKQNGFQTQEFPRDKLLPELRNLVMRYKPDLIWSDGDWEAPDSYWNSTEFLAWLYNDSPVKDVVVTNDRWGAGCACKHGGYYNCEDKYTPGVLPKHKWEKCTSVDTQSWGFRRNMRVHELMDLPAIVQDLVRTISFGGNYLLNVGPTPDGMIPPIFQERLLGLGSWLKVNGEAIYESTPCRVQEENGTVPVWYTCKDSSVYAVFLMKPPPSSSFSLPSPKTSASTVVTLLGNPAPLDWAPLHPAGLVVLLPDLPPSPGHGWTLKLDGAT; encoded by the exons ATGCCGCTTCTCCAGCCTGCGCCCGCGTTCCTGTGCGCCGCCGCCCTCCTGCTTTCCGCGGCCGGAGCCAAGTACACGCCGGACTGGCGCAGCCTGGACTCCAGGCCGCTGCCGCGGTGGTACGACGAGGCCAAGGTGGGCATCTTCCTCCACTGGGGGGTCTTCTCCGTGCCCGCGTTCGGCAGCGAGTGGTTCTGGTGGCACTGGCAGGGCGAGAAGAACCCGACGTACGTGAGCTACATGGAGAAGAACTTCCCCCCGCACTTCACCTACCCCGACTTCGCCCCACAATTCCATGCGCAGTTCTTCGACCCGGACGAGTGGGCGGGGCTCTTCGCGGCCGCGGGGGCCAA GTACGTGGTGCTCACCACCAAACACCATGAGGGCTTCACCAACTGGGGCTCCCCGAATTCCTGGAACTGGAATTCTGTCGACACGGGTCCCCACAGGGACCTGGTCGGGGACCTGGGTGTCGCCGTAAGGAAGAG GTCCATACGCTACGGCGTGTACAACTCCCTGTTCGAGTGGTTCCACCCGGTGTACCTGAGCGACAAGCAGAATGGATTCCAGACCCAGGAGTTTCCGCGGGACAAACTTCTGCCTGAGCTGCGCAACCTGGTCATGCG ATACAAACCCGACCTCATATGGTCCGATGGGGACTGGGAAGCGCCGGACTCATACTGGAATTCCACAGAATTCCTGGCCTGGCTCTATAACGACAGCCCCGTGAAG GACGTGGTGGTGACCAACGACCGGTGGGGTGCGGGCTGCGCCTGTAAACATGGCGGCTACTACAACTGCGAAGACAAGTACACGCCAGGCGTTCTGCCCAAGCACAAGTGGGAGAAGTGCACGTCGGTGGACACGCAGTCCTGGGGCTTCCGCAGGAACATGCGCGTCCACGAGCTGATGGACCTCCCCGCCATCGTCCAG GACCTGGTGCGCACCATCTCCTTCGGAGGGAACTACCTGCTGAACGTCGGCCCCACCCCCGACGGGATGATCCCGCCCATTTTCCAGGAGCGCCTGCTGGGATTGGGCAGCTGGCTCAAGGTTAATGGCGAAGCCATCTACGAGTCCACACCCTGCAGGGTCCAGGAGGAGAACGGGACTGTTCCAGTGTG GTACACCTGCAAAGACTCAAGTGTGTATGCAGTCTTCCTCATgaaaccaccaccatcatcctcGTTCAGCCTACCCTCACCCAAAACATCGGCCTCCACTGTG GTGACGCTGCTGGGAAACCCGGCGCCACTGGACTGGGCTCCTCTGCACCCCGCTGGCCTGGTGGTTCTGCTGCCCGACTTGCCCCCCTCTCCTGGACACGGATGGACCCTGAAGCTGGACGGTGCAACCTGA
- the nr1d2b gene encoding nuclear receptor subfamily 1 group D member 2b isoform X2: MESAKAGGVIAYISSSSSASSPESCHSDSSNSSCRSSSPPRRQPAGKMRPAPSARSGVTKISGLVLLCKVCGDVASGFHYGVHACEGCKGFFRRSIQQNIQYKKCLKNATCPIVRTNRNRCQQCRFKKCLLVGMSRDAVRFGRIPKREKQRMLLEMQSAMSNMMNSGQLHIQLHGNQRQPRPPEGAATSCSPSSSPSSSSSSQSEASADPDAFVSMDMSPSSASSSVSDSGEEEVIGKVTRTHQETFMYNQEQASPLSELQNSMGGAQSRTMQDAWNHRNDVVTVMAQSSAPRREENAPWHCLQHSSAPSGRCPASAHLLSHRPRNEMSAGAGFCGPVWSGTNRMHLVCPMNMSPFVDPHKSGHSIWEEFSQSFTPAVREVVEFAKRIPGFRDLSQHDQVSLLKAGTFEVLVVRFTSLFDAKERAVTFLSGKKYSVEALRSMGAGDLLNSMFDFSEKLLSLGLSEEEMSLFTAVVLVSADRSGIENVNSVEALQETLIRALRSLITKNHPNDSAVFTKLLLKLPDLRSLNNMHSEQLLAFKVHP; the protein is encoded by the exons ATGGAGTCCGCCAAGGCAG GGGGCGTCATCGCCTACATCAGTTCCTCCAGCTCGGCCTCCAGCCCCGAGTCGTGCCACAGCGACAGCTCCAACAGCAGCTGCCGGTCATCCTCGCCGCCCCGCCGGCAGCCTGCCGGGAAGATGCGGCCCGCCCCATCGGCCCGGAGTGGCGTCACCA AGATCAGCGGCCTGGTGCTGTTGTGTAAGGTCTGCGGTGACGTGGCATCAGGGTTTCACTACGGGGTCCACGCCTGCGAGGGCTGCAAG GGCTTCTTCCGGCGGAGCATCCAGCAGAACATCCAGTACAAAAAGTGCCTTAAGAACGCAACCTGCCCCATCGTGCGGACCAACCGGAACCGCTGCCAGCAGTGCCGCTTTAAGAAGTGTCTGCTGGTGGGCATGTCCCGGGATG CTGTGCGGTTCGGCCGGATCCCGAAGCGCGAGAAGCAGCGCATGCTGCTGGAGATGCAGAGCGCCATGAGCAATATGATGAACAGCGGCCAGCTGCACATCCAGCTCCACGGCAACCAGcgccagccccgcccaccggaGGGTGCCGCCACCTCCTGCTCGCCTTCCTCttcccccagcagcagcagcagcagccagtcGGAGGCCAGCGCAGACCCCGACGCCTTCGTTTCCATGGACATGAGCCCGAGCTCCGCCTCCTCTAGCGTGTCAGACAGCGGGGAGGAGGAGGTCATCGGCAAGGTGACCCGGACGCACCAGGAGACCTTCATGTACAACCAGGAGCAGGCCAGTCCGTTGTCCGAGCTGCAGAACTCGATGGGCGGGGCCCAGAGCAGGACGATGCAGGACGCCTGGAACCACAGGAATGATGTGGTCACGGTGATGGCCCAAAGCTCCGCCCCTCGGCGAGAGGAGAACGCCCCCTGGCATTgcctgcagcacagcagcgcCCCTAGTGGCCGCTGCCCTGCCAGCGCCCACCTGCTGTCACATCGGCCCCGCAACGAGATGAGCGCCGGCGCTGGATTCTGTGGACCAGTGTGGAGTGGAACCAACAGGATGCACCTG GTGTGCCCGATGAACATGTCCCCATTTGTGGACCCGCACAAGTCTGGCCACAGCATCTGGGAGGAGTTCTCCCAGAGCTTCACGCCAGCAGTCCGCGAGGTGGTGGAGTTCGCCAAGCGCATCCCCGGCTTCCGCGACCTCTCGCAGCACGACCAAGTCAGCCTGCTGAAGGCAGGAACCTTCGAG GTTCTGGTGGTTCGCTTCACGTCGCTGTTCGACGCGAAGGAGCGCGCGGTGACATTCCTGAGTGGGAAGAAGTACAGCGTGGAGGCGCTGCGCTCCATGGGCGCTGGGGACCTGCTCAACTCCATGTTTGACTTCAGCGAGAAGCTGCTGTCGCTCGGCCTGAGCGAGGAGGAGATGAGCCTCTTCACAGCGGTGGTCCTGGTGTCAGCCG ATCGTTCCGGAATCGAGAACGTGAACTCCGTGGAGGCGCTGCAGGAGACGCTGATCCGCGCCCTCCGGAGCCTGATCACAAAGAACCACCCCAACGACAGCGCCGTCTTCACCaagctgctgctgaagctgcCCGACCTGCGCTCCCTCAACAACATGCACTCCGAGCAGCTGCTGGCCTTCAAGGTCCACCCCTGA
- the nr1d2b gene encoding nuclear receptor subfamily 1 group D member 2b isoform X1, with protein sequence MVTGEPFTSSSQWRWSFITSPHTQTPAPGPVLARSIRTSAQELFSPASSSLSVDRNLLFRREGRPAARRTTRTGTGRVRTRTPGDGDGGGAGNGVRQGGVIAYISSSSSASSPESCHSDSSNSSCRSSSPPRRQPAGKMRPAPSARSGVTKISGLVLLCKVCGDVASGFHYGVHACEGCKGFFRRSIQQNIQYKKCLKNATCPIVRTNRNRCQQCRFKKCLLVGMSRDAVRFGRIPKREKQRMLLEMQSAMSNMMNSGQLHIQLHGNQRQPRPPEGAATSCSPSSSPSSSSSSQSEASADPDAFVSMDMSPSSASSSVSDSGEEEVIGKVTRTHQETFMYNQEQASPLSELQNSMGGAQSRTMQDAWNHRNDVVTVMAQSSAPRREENAPWHCLQHSSAPSGRCPASAHLLSHRPRNEMSAGAGFCGPVWSGTNRMHLVCPMNMSPFVDPHKSGHSIWEEFSQSFTPAVREVVEFAKRIPGFRDLSQHDQVSLLKAGTFEVLVVRFTSLFDAKERAVTFLSGKKYSVEALRSMGAGDLLNSMFDFSEKLLSLGLSEEEMSLFTAVVLVSADRSGIENVNSVEALQETLIRALRSLITKNHPNDSAVFTKLLLKLPDLRSLNNMHSEQLLAFKVHP encoded by the exons ATGGTCACCGGTGAGCCTTTTACTAGCAGCAGTCAGTGGCGCTGGAGCTTCAttacgtccccacacacacagacacccgcACCTGGCCCAGTTCTGGCCCGGTCCATCAGAACCTCCGCGCAGGAGCTGTTCTCTCCAGCCTCCAGCTCGCTGTCTGTGGACAGGAACCTGCTCTTTAGGAGAGAAGGGAGACCTGCAGCACGGCGCACAACCAGGACCGGAACCGGGAGAGTTCGGACCCGGACCCCGGGCGAcggcgacggcggcggcgcgggAAATGGAGTCCGCCAAG GGGGCGTCATCGCCTACATCAGTTCCTCCAGCTCGGCCTCCAGCCCCGAGTCGTGCCACAGCGACAGCTCCAACAGCAGCTGCCGGTCATCCTCGCCGCCCCGCCGGCAGCCTGCCGGGAAGATGCGGCCCGCCCCATCGGCCCGGAGTGGCGTCACCA AGATCAGCGGCCTGGTGCTGTTGTGTAAGGTCTGCGGTGACGTGGCATCAGGGTTTCACTACGGGGTCCACGCCTGCGAGGGCTGCAAG GGCTTCTTCCGGCGGAGCATCCAGCAGAACATCCAGTACAAAAAGTGCCTTAAGAACGCAACCTGCCCCATCGTGCGGACCAACCGGAACCGCTGCCAGCAGTGCCGCTTTAAGAAGTGTCTGCTGGTGGGCATGTCCCGGGATG CTGTGCGGTTCGGCCGGATCCCGAAGCGCGAGAAGCAGCGCATGCTGCTGGAGATGCAGAGCGCCATGAGCAATATGATGAACAGCGGCCAGCTGCACATCCAGCTCCACGGCAACCAGcgccagccccgcccaccggaGGGTGCCGCCACCTCCTGCTCGCCTTCCTCttcccccagcagcagcagcagcagccagtcGGAGGCCAGCGCAGACCCCGACGCCTTCGTTTCCATGGACATGAGCCCGAGCTCCGCCTCCTCTAGCGTGTCAGACAGCGGGGAGGAGGAGGTCATCGGCAAGGTGACCCGGACGCACCAGGAGACCTTCATGTACAACCAGGAGCAGGCCAGTCCGTTGTCCGAGCTGCAGAACTCGATGGGCGGGGCCCAGAGCAGGACGATGCAGGACGCCTGGAACCACAGGAATGATGTGGTCACGGTGATGGCCCAAAGCTCCGCCCCTCGGCGAGAGGAGAACGCCCCCTGGCATTgcctgcagcacagcagcgcCCCTAGTGGCCGCTGCCCTGCCAGCGCCCACCTGCTGTCACATCGGCCCCGCAACGAGATGAGCGCCGGCGCTGGATTCTGTGGACCAGTGTGGAGTGGAACCAACAGGATGCACCTG GTGTGCCCGATGAACATGTCCCCATTTGTGGACCCGCACAAGTCTGGCCACAGCATCTGGGAGGAGTTCTCCCAGAGCTTCACGCCAGCAGTCCGCGAGGTGGTGGAGTTCGCCAAGCGCATCCCCGGCTTCCGCGACCTCTCGCAGCACGACCAAGTCAGCCTGCTGAAGGCAGGAACCTTCGAG GTTCTGGTGGTTCGCTTCACGTCGCTGTTCGACGCGAAGGAGCGCGCGGTGACATTCCTGAGTGGGAAGAAGTACAGCGTGGAGGCGCTGCGCTCCATGGGCGCTGGGGACCTGCTCAACTCCATGTTTGACTTCAGCGAGAAGCTGCTGTCGCTCGGCCTGAGCGAGGAGGAGATGAGCCTCTTCACAGCGGTGGTCCTGGTGTCAGCCG ATCGTTCCGGAATCGAGAACGTGAACTCCGTGGAGGCGCTGCAGGAGACGCTGATCCGCGCCCTCCGGAGCCTGATCACAAAGAACCACCCCAACGACAGCGCCGTCTTCACCaagctgctgctgaagctgcCCGACCTGCGCTCCCTCAACAACATGCACTCCGAGCAGCTGCTGGCCTTCAAGGTCCACCCCTGA
- the rpl15 gene encoding large ribosomal subunit protein eL15, translating into MGAYKYMQELWRKKQSDVMRFLLRVRCWQYRQLSSLHRAPRPTRPDKARRLGYKAKQGYVIYRVRVRRGGRKRPVPKGATYGKPVHHGVNQLKFARSLQSVAEERAGRHCGGLRVLSSYWVGEDSTYKFFEVVLVDIFHKAIRRNPDTQWLTKPVHKHREMRGLTSAGKKSRGLGKGHKFHMTIGGSRRAAWRRRNTLQLHRYR; encoded by the exons ATGGGAGCGTACAAGTACATGCAGGAGTTATGGAGGAAGAAGCAGTCGGACGTGATGCGCTTCCTGCTGCGTGTCCGCTGCTGGCAGTATCGCCAGCTGTCCAGCCTGCACCGCGCCCCAAGACCAACCCGGCCCGACAAGGCCCGTCGCCTGGGATACAAGGCTAAacagg GCTACGTTATCTACCGAGTCCGCGTGCGCCGTGGTGGCCGCAAGCGCCCTGTTCCCAAGGGTGCCACCTACGGCAAGCCGGTGCACCACGGAGTAAACCAGCTGAAGTTTGCTCGCAGCCTGCAATCCGTCGCTGAG GAGCGTGCCGGTCGTCACTGCGGTGGCCTGCGGGTCCTGAGCTCCTACTGGGTGGGTGAGGACTCCACCTACAAGTTCTTCGAGGTCGTCCTCGTCGACATCTTCCACAAGGCCATCAGACGCAACCCGGACACCCAGTGGCTCACCAAGCCggtgcacaaacacagagagatgCGTGGCCTGACGTCCGCCGGCAAGAAGAGCCGCGGCCTGGGCAAGGGCCACAAGTTCCACATGACCATCGGCGGGTCACGCCGTGCAGCATGGAGACGCCGCAACACCCTGCAGCTGCACCGCTACCGCTAG
- the nkiras1 gene encoding NF-kappa-B inhibitor-interacting Ras-like protein 1, protein MGKGCKVVVCGLASVGKTAILEQLLYGNHTVGSESAETQEDVYVASVETDRGVREQLRLYDTRGLHDNADLPKHYFSVADGFVLVYSVDNLESFRRVDALKREIDKSRDKKEVTIIVLGNKVDLRERRQVELDTAQQWARAEKVKLWEVSVTERSSLIEPFTSLTSRLTQPQSKSAFPLPGRKSKGTPSNDM, encoded by the exons ATGGGGAAGGGCTGTAAAGTGGTGGTGTGCGGCCTGGCGTCCGTGGGGAAGACGGCGATACTGGAGCAGCTGCTGTACGGGAACCACACCGTGG GCTCCGAGTCGGCCGAGACGCAGGAGGACGTCTACGTGGCCTCGGTGGAGACGGACCGGGGTGTGAGGGAGCAGCTGCGGCTCTACGACACCAGGGGTCTCCACGACAATGCAGACCTGCCCAAGCACTACTTTTCCGTGGCGGACGGCTTCGTCCTGGTCTACAGTGTGGACAACCTGGAGTCCTTCAGGAGGGTGGATGCTCTGAAGAGGGAGATCGACAAGTCCAGGGACAAGAAGGAG GTGACCATCATCGTCCTGGGTAACAAGGTGGACCTGCGTGAGCGGCGTCAGGTCGAGTTGGACACGGCGCAGCAGTGGGCGCGGGCCGAGAAGGTGAAGCTGTGGGAGGTCAGCGTGACTGAGCGGAGCTCGCTGATCGAGCCGTTCACCAGCCTCACCAGCCGCCTCACGCAGCCGCAGAGCAAGTCCGCCTTCCCACTGCCCGGCCGCAAGAGCAAAGGCACGCCGTCCAATGACATGTGA